A single genomic interval of Bacillus smithii harbors:
- the uraA gene encoding uracil permease, which translates to MKTFDVDERPSFAALVPLSLQHLFAMFGSTVLVPILFHVNPATILLMNGIGTLLYLFITKGKIPAFLGSSFAFISPVFVVLGEKSYHEALGGFIAVGIIFILISLIIHLAGTKWIDVVFPPAAMGAIITVIGLELVPTAADMAGLIKPLSHPPAHWSPDGKTIFVSLLTLGVTILGNVVLRGFLKIIPILIGITVGYISALSLGMVDFQPIKEAKWFAIPDFYAPSWDWASIAIIVPAALVVVAEHIGHLVVTQNIVGKDLLKDPGLARSILGNGISTTLSGFVGSTPNTTYGENIGVLALTKVYSTWVIGGAAVLSILLSFFGKLAALISSIPTPVMGGISLLLFGVIAVSGLRMLVESQIDYSKPINMILTAVVLVIGISGTTFTWGSFSIKGMALATVVAVLLSLLFKLFEILHISNED; encoded by the coding sequence ATGAAAACATTTGATGTAGATGAGCGGCCGTCTTTTGCAGCTCTAGTTCCGTTGAGTCTGCAGCATCTATTTGCGATGTTCGGCTCAACTGTGTTGGTGCCTATTTTGTTTCATGTCAACCCGGCCACCATTTTGCTGATGAACGGAATCGGCACTTTACTTTATTTATTCATTACGAAAGGCAAGATACCGGCTTTTCTAGGTTCCAGCTTTGCTTTTATTTCACCCGTATTTGTTGTTTTGGGAGAAAAGAGCTATCATGAAGCACTGGGTGGCTTTATAGCAGTAGGAATTATTTTTATTCTGATCAGCCTTATCATTCATCTGGCCGGAACAAAGTGGATCGATGTCGTCTTTCCGCCGGCAGCGATGGGAGCCATTATTACGGTTATCGGTTTAGAACTGGTTCCTACCGCGGCTGACATGGCGGGGTTGATTAAACCTTTAAGCCATCCACCCGCTCATTGGTCGCCGGACGGAAAAACCATTTTCGTTTCTCTTTTGACGTTAGGAGTGACGATTCTTGGAAACGTAGTGCTCCGCGGCTTTTTGAAAATCATCCCTATTCTGATCGGAATCACGGTTGGCTATATCAGCGCCTTATCCCTTGGAATGGTCGATTTTCAACCGATCAAAGAAGCGAAATGGTTTGCGATCCCTGATTTTTATGCTCCATCATGGGATTGGGCAAGCATCGCCATCATCGTTCCAGCCGCTCTAGTAGTTGTCGCTGAACATATTGGACACCTTGTGGTCACGCAAAATATTGTGGGGAAAGACTTATTGAAAGACCCCGGTCTTGCCCGTTCTATTCTCGGAAACGGAATCTCCACCACTTTATCAGGCTTTGTAGGATCCACGCCTAATACTACTTATGGGGAAAACATTGGTGTATTGGCACTGACGAAAGTGTACTCGACTTGGGTGATCGGGGGAGCTGCCGTTCTGTCCATTCTCCTGTCCTTTTTCGGAAAACTGGCTGCCTTGATTTCGTCCATCCCTACACCCGTTATGGGCGGTATTTCCTTGCTATTGTTTGGAGTAATAGCCGTTTCTGGATTGAGAATGCTGGTCGAATCGCAAATCGATTATTCCAAACCGATCAATATGATCTTGACAGCGGTCGTGCTTGTGATCGGGATCAGCGGAACGACTTTTACATGGGGATCTTTCTCGATAAAAGGCATGGCATTGGCTACAGTCGTGGCCGTTCTACTAAGCTTGCTCTTTAAATTGTTCGAAATCTTGCATATTTCGAACGAAGATTAA
- a CDS encoding putative bifunctional diguanylate cyclase/phosphodiesterase, whose amino-acid sequence MSIFFAENYEDMSIKQMASHDLLTRLRNRNAFMEDLNRWIDCNGGMFAVFCFDLDSFQKMNDALGHRIGDKVLEKIAERLQEVIGKHGTVYRVGGDEFVALVKYGEKREPYVQLAQQIMEVIGRKMEVEEYELFITTSIGLSFYPNDGEDPDTLFQVAEVALSRAKEFGKNNCQIYVSSMKRSTFKMYHLEKELRKALKNDGLSIEYQPRIEANTNQIVGAEALLRWHHPEWGTVLPSEFIPLAEEGGLINEIGDWVIRKVCEQIHEWQSQNIEVPTISINISAKRFLKKGLYETILQATTDHQIEPSQLEMEITELSLLLLNDLVLEQWRKIQNLGVRIALDDFGTGYSSINSLRKYPIDTLKIDRSFIQYLEENVIDQAIIKALIEMAHAMGTRIVAEGVETKSQLQFLQQCRCDEIQGFLFSKSLPGKEIGQLFIQKMVIPQEMISSEKRKNIQSNPSNSFVCYLSANKTNNGQ is encoded by the coding sequence ATGTCCATTTTTTTTGCAGAAAATTATGAAGACATGTCGATAAAACAAATGGCCAGTCACGACCTATTGACAAGGCTCCGCAACCGAAATGCTTTCATGGAAGATTTGAATAGATGGATCGATTGCAACGGTGGGATGTTTGCTGTTTTTTGCTTCGATTTGGATAGCTTTCAAAAAATGAATGATGCACTAGGTCACAGGATCGGAGATAAAGTGTTGGAAAAAATAGCCGAACGGTTGCAAGAAGTCATCGGGAAACATGGGACGGTCTATAGGGTCGGCGGAGACGAATTTGTTGCTCTAGTGAAATACGGAGAAAAAAGGGAACCGTATGTTCAATTAGCGCAGCAAATAATGGAAGTGATTGGCAGAAAAATGGAAGTGGAAGAATACGAACTTTTTATCACTACCAGCATTGGATTAAGTTTTTATCCTAACGATGGTGAAGATCCTGACACATTGTTTCAAGTCGCAGAAGTGGCTTTATCCCGGGCAAAAGAGTTCGGTAAAAATAATTGCCAAATCTATGTTTCGTCTATGAAAAGATCGACGTTTAAAATGTATCATCTAGAAAAAGAGCTGCGCAAAGCTTTAAAAAACGATGGCTTATCGATCGAATATCAGCCGCGTATAGAAGCCAACACGAATCAAATTGTTGGTGCAGAAGCTCTTTTGCGTTGGCACCATCCTGAATGGGGGACCGTGCTGCCATCGGAGTTCATTCCGTTGGCGGAAGAAGGAGGATTAATTAACGAGATCGGCGACTGGGTGATAAGGAAAGTATGCGAACAAATCCATGAATGGCAAAGCCAAAACATTGAAGTTCCAACGATCTCTATTAATATATCAGCAAAACGGTTTTTGAAAAAAGGTTTATATGAAACGATCCTGCAAGCAACGACGGACCACCAAATCGAACCTTCGCAGCTGGAAATGGAAATAACGGAGTTGTCTTTACTTCTTTTGAATGACCTGGTATTGGAACAATGGAGAAAAATACAAAACTTAGGAGTGCGGATTGCTTTAGATGACTTTGGCACAGGGTATTCTTCCATTAATAGCTTAAGAAAATATCCGATTGATACATTAAAAATCGACCGTTCTTTTATCCAATATTTAGAGGAGAACGTTATTGATCAAGCCATTATAAAAGCGTTGATCGAGATGGCGCATGCAATGGGAACGCGCATCGTGGCAGAAGGAGTAGAGACAAAATCGCAGTTGCAGTTTTTGCAGCAATGCCGTTGTGATGAAATTCAAGGATTTTTATTTAGTAAGTCGCTGCCCGGCAAGGAGATTGGACAGTTATTTATCCAAAAAATGGTTATTCCGCAAGAAATGATTTCTAGTGAAAAAAGGAAAAACATTCAATCCAATCCATCGAATTCTTTTGTTTGTTACTTGTCAGCCAATAAAACAAACAACGGACAATGA
- the serC gene encoding 3-phosphoserine/phosphohydroxythreonine transaminase produces MERVFNFSAGPSMLPLPVLEKVQKELLNYRGTGMSVMELSHRSSAFEEIIQEAEVLLRELMSIPDNYKVLFLQGGASLQFAMIPMNLLVKNKKADFVHTGSWSKKAMAEAKKFGEVRVVASSEDKKFSYIPSLDPAMFSEDADYVHITTNNTIEGTCYFSVPDTGSIPLVADMSSNILAQEYDVSKFGLIYAGAQKNIGPAGLTVVIIREDLIGNAPENCPVMLNYQTHSDKGSLYNTPPTFSIYVAKLVFEWLKELGGVSVMEKINREKAQLLYEFLDQSELFHSPVEKESRSLMNIPFTLPSEELNAQFIKEAKEQGLETLKGHRTVGGMRASIYNAMPIEGVKKLVEFMKSFEAKTARRNRSNVHN; encoded by the coding sequence ATGGAGAGAGTCTTTAATTTTTCTGCAGGTCCGTCGATGTTGCCGTTGCCCGTTTTGGAAAAAGTCCAAAAAGAATTGCTCAATTATCGTGGAACTGGGATGTCTGTAATGGAACTCAGTCATCGATCCAGTGCATTTGAAGAAATTATTCAGGAAGCAGAAGTTTTGCTGCGTGAATTAATGAGCATTCCTGACAATTACAAAGTGTTATTTTTGCAAGGGGGCGCTTCTTTGCAGTTTGCGATGATCCCCATGAATTTGCTTGTGAAAAATAAAAAAGCGGATTTTGTACATACAGGATCATGGTCGAAAAAAGCCATGGCGGAAGCAAAAAAATTCGGCGAAGTTCGTGTTGTCGCCTCTTCAGAAGATAAGAAATTCAGTTATATTCCATCCTTGGATCCGGCTATGTTTTCCGAGGATGCAGATTATGTCCATATTACGACGAATAATACCATTGAAGGAACTTGTTATTTCTCAGTTCCGGATACGGGAAGCATCCCTCTCGTTGCGGATATGTCTTCCAATATTCTTGCACAGGAATATGATGTGTCAAAATTTGGTCTGATCTATGCGGGAGCACAAAAAAACATTGGCCCTGCCGGTTTGACCGTCGTCATAATACGGGAAGATCTCATTGGAAACGCACCTGAGAATTGCCCCGTCATGTTAAACTATCAGACCCACAGTGATAAAGGTTCGTTGTATAATACGCCGCCGACGTTCAGCATTTATGTGGCAAAACTTGTTTTTGAATGGTTGAAAGAACTGGGCGGGGTATCCGTGATGGAAAAAATCAATCGAGAAAAAGCCCAGCTGCTTTACGAATTCTTGGATCAATCCGAGCTATTCCATTCCCCTGTGGAAAAAGAAAGTCGCTCATTAATGAATATTCCTTTTACACTGCCTTCTGAAGAATTGAACGCTCAATTTATTAAAGAGGCAAAAGAGCAAGGATTGGAAACATTAAAAGGCCACCGTACCGTCGGAGGAATGCGTGCAAGCATATATAATGCAATGCCGATTGAGGGAGTAAAAAAGCTGGTGGAATTTATGAAAAGCTTTGAGGCAAAAACAGCTAGGAGGAATAGAAGCAATGTACACAATTAA
- a CDS encoding phosphoglycerate dehydrogenase: MYTIKTYNSIAESGLNILRQENFTINNDADQPDGIILRSYNLHNVDIPRSVKAIARAGAGVNNIPVQACSERGIVVFNTPGANANAVKELVLAVLLASSRNLFDGVEWAKTLRGQGDQVPSLVEAGKKEFVGTEIKGKKLGIIGLGAIGALVANDALELDMEVIGFDPFISVDTAWNLSRNVQRAMNIEQIFSACDYITVHVPLTDQTREMFNREAFSQMKPGVRILNFSRGELVNEHDLNEAIEKGIVAKYITDFPNDRILDMKNVIAVPHLGASTKESEENCAIMAAKQLKDYLETGNIKNSVNFANVELPYVGRKRITVIHQNIPNMVGQMTSILAESHLNIADMLNRSKGEWAYTLIDIDNKVNGDVLPSVEARIKEIKGVVAVRSI, translated from the coding sequence ATGTACACAATTAAAACTTACAACAGCATTGCCGAAAGTGGTTTAAATATTTTGCGCCAAGAAAATTTTACGATTAACAATGATGCCGACCAACCGGACGGCATTATATTGCGTAGCTATAATTTGCATAATGTTGATATTCCGAGGAGTGTAAAAGCCATTGCGCGTGCAGGTGCGGGGGTGAACAACATTCCGGTGCAAGCTTGTTCAGAAAGAGGAATTGTGGTTTTCAATACGCCTGGAGCCAATGCAAATGCTGTGAAAGAACTGGTATTGGCTGTATTGCTTGCTTCCTCACGGAACTTATTTGATGGCGTGGAATGGGCGAAAACGCTTCGGGGGCAAGGTGATCAAGTTCCTTCCTTGGTGGAAGCAGGTAAAAAAGAGTTTGTCGGAACAGAGATTAAAGGGAAAAAATTAGGGATTATTGGCTTGGGTGCCATAGGGGCCCTGGTGGCTAACGATGCCCTCGAACTCGATATGGAAGTCATTGGATTTGATCCGTTTATTTCCGTCGATACGGCTTGGAACTTGTCGAGAAACGTCCAAAGGGCTATGAACATTGAACAAATTTTTTCCGCATGTGACTATATTACCGTTCATGTGCCGCTTACGGATCAAACGAGAGAAATGTTCAATCGAGAAGCATTTAGCCAAATGAAGCCAGGGGTACGGATTTTGAATTTTTCTCGTGGAGAACTAGTAAACGAACATGATTTGAATGAGGCGATTGAAAAAGGGATTGTGGCTAAGTATATAACGGATTTTCCAAATGACCGCATATTGGACATGAAGAACGTCATTGCAGTCCCGCATCTCGGAGCTTCCACGAAAGAATCGGAAGAAAATTGCGCCATCATGGCCGCCAAACAGTTAAAGGATTATTTAGAAACAGGGAATATTAAAAATTCTGTTAACTTCGCCAATGTAGAGCTCCCTTATGTCGGCAGAAAAAGGATTACGGTGATCCACCAAAATATTCCAAATATGGTGGGACAGATGACTTCCATTTTAGCAGAAAGCCATCTCAACATTGCCGATATGCTGAATCGAAGCAAAGGCGAGTGGGCTTATACGTTGATTGATATTGACAATAAAGTGAATGGCGATGTGCTGCCAAGTGTAGAAGCAAGAATAAAAGAAATCAAGGGAGTTGTGGCTGTTCGGTCCATTTGA
- the ltrA gene encoding group II intron reverse transcriptase/maturase translates to MLLNQILSRENMLLALQRVEKNKGSHGVDMMPVQNLRQHIVENWISIKEAILKGTYEPMPVRRVEIPKPDGGVRLLGIPTVTDRLIQQAIAQVLSRIYDPMFSEHSYGFRSNRSAHDAVRKAKGYIRDGYRWVVDMDLEKFFDRVNHDRLMSTLAKTIKEKPLLKLIRKYLQAGVMINGVVSRTEEGTPQGGPLSPLLSNIVLDELDKELEKRGHKFVRYADDCNIYVKSKRAGERTMASVKRFIEGKLRLKVNEKKSAVDRPWKRKFLGFSFTPSKEPKVRIAKQSLKRMKKKVREITSRKIPYPMEYRIKKLNQYLLGWCGYFALADTKSIFEDLDGWIRRRLRMCLWKNWKTSKTRIRNLIKLGVPEWKAYEWGNSRKGYWRISKSPILHRTLGNSYWSNQGLKSLQKRYEFLRHLS, encoded by the coding sequence ATGCTTTTGAATCAAATCCTGTCACGGGAGAATATGCTTTTAGCTTTACAAAGAGTAGAAAAGAACAAAGGTAGCCATGGAGTAGATATGATGCCCGTACAAAACCTCCGTCAGCACATAGTCGAAAACTGGATATCCATTAAAGAGGCAATTCTCAAGGGTACCTATGAACCAATGCCTGTTCGAAGAGTCGAAATCCCGAAACCTGATGGCGGTGTTCGGTTACTAGGTATTCCAACCGTAACAGACCGTTTGATTCAACAAGCAATTGCCCAAGTATTATCGAGGATATATGACCCTATGTTCTCCGAACATAGTTATGGGTTTCGTTCAAATCGAAGTGCTCATGACGCAGTTAGGAAAGCAAAAGGCTATATCAGAGATGGTTATAGATGGGTAGTAGACATGGATTTAGAAAAGTTCTTCGATCGAGTGAATCATGACAGGCTGATGAGTACATTAGCCAAGACTATTAAAGAAAAGCCACTATTGAAGCTAATCCGCAAATATCTACAAGCTGGTGTCATGATTAATGGTGTGGTATCTAGGACAGAAGAAGGGACGCCGCAAGGTGGCCCCCTAAGCCCTTTACTTTCGAATATTGTACTAGATGAACTAGACAAAGAATTAGAGAAAAGAGGGCATAAATTTGTTCGTTATGCCGATGACTGTAATATTTACGTGAAGTCAAAACGGGCTGGTGAAAGAACCATGGCTAGTGTCAAACGATTTATTGAGGGAAAACTTCGTCTAAAAGTCAACGAGAAGAAATCTGCGGTTGACCGACCATGGAAACGAAAGTTTCTAGGATTTAGTTTTACACCTTCAAAAGAGCCAAAAGTTCGGATTGCCAAGCAAAGTCTAAAACGAATGAAGAAAAAGGTGCGAGAAATCACGTCAAGAAAAATACCATACCCAATGGAATATCGGATTAAGAAACTTAACCAATATCTACTTGGATGGTGTGGATATTTTGCATTAGCAGACACAAAGAGTATCTTTGAAGATTTGGATGGCTGGATTCGACGAAGACTCCGGATGTGTTTATGGAAAAACTGGAAAACCTCAAAGACCAGGATACGCAACCTCATAAAACTAGGAGTTCCTGAATGGAAAGCTTATGAATGGGGGAACAGTCGTAAAGGTTATTGGCGAATCTCAAAAAGTCCCATATTACACAGAACCCTTGGAAACTCCTATTGGAGTAACCAAGGGCTTAAAAGTCTACAGAAACGTTATGAATTCTTGCGTCATTTATCTTGA
- a CDS encoding PqqD family peptide modification chaperone, producing MVPVLKDNLKIDHENQSLIVPRTNLIERFSVRFLKQPSERKIQLDDLGFFVIRHIDGKSTVLELANVVETKLGDKASPVLERLVTFLSILESYDWLKWKEK from the coding sequence ATGGTGCCGGTACTGAAAGACAATCTAAAGATCGACCATGAAAATCAGAGTTTAATCGTTCCACGTACTAATCTGATCGAACGATTTTCCGTCCGATTTTTAAAGCAGCCGTCAGAAAGAAAAATCCAATTGGATGACTTAGGGTTCTTTGTCATCCGACATATAGACGGGAAAAGCACAGTTTTAGAGCTTGCGAATGTCGTAGAAACAAAGCTGGGGGACAAAGCCTCCCCCGTTTTGGAACGCTTAGTCACGTTCCTGTCCATCTTGGAATCCTATGACTGGCTCAAATGGAAAGAAAAATAG
- a CDS encoding OPT family oligopeptide transporter, translated as MSEKNGKKFVPYVPASKSLPELTVTAIILGIVLSILFGAANAYLGLKVGLTVSASIPAAVISMGILRGIFRKDSILENNIVQTMTTAGEALGAGAVFTIPALFLWDIPISQSMLIFIVLTGGFLGVFMMVPLRRMLIVKEHETLPYPEGTACAEVLITGEKGGSNAIMVASGLLIGGLMKALGDGFKLFKTEIETGIYKFKNAVVGADVYPALLGVGYIIGPRISGQMLAGGLLAWIVIIPLIGFFGADSTHAIFPSTEPIKHLDAWGIWDNYIRYIGAGAVAAGGIITLAKSIPTLYQTAAATFKNLSNGSNSQASLDRTDRDMPMKYVILGALVLIVIIALDPFVKVGILGALAIAVFGFLFVTVASRIVGIVGSSSSPVSGMTIATLLIVTLIFKLTGYHGKEGMVAALTVAAIVCTALAVAGDISQDLKTGYLVGGTPWKQQVAMMIGVLASGLVMGFILVMLHKAYTMGSAALPAPKAMLMKILVEGIMGGNLPWELILIGASISIVIEFLGLNSLVVAVGIYLPVHTSVPIMAGGIVRWLVEVLSKSKEEKEKRSEKGVLFASGLIAGESLVGVIIAILIWLKVPVPENVATENQWLPLLLFIIICVMLYMASTSKKGLAKK; from the coding sequence ATGTCTGAAAAAAACGGAAAAAAATTCGTCCCCTACGTTCCGGCGTCAAAGTCGCTGCCTGAGCTTACTGTCACAGCGATTATATTAGGAATTGTTTTATCCATTTTATTCGGAGCCGCGAACGCTTATCTAGGTTTAAAAGTTGGTTTGACAGTATCAGCTTCCATCCCTGCAGCTGTCATTTCCATGGGAATTTTGCGCGGAATTTTCAGAAAAGATTCTATTTTAGAGAATAATATCGTGCAAACCATGACAACTGCCGGTGAAGCGCTTGGGGCGGGCGCCGTTTTCACCATTCCGGCACTCTTTTTATGGGATATCCCCATCAGTCAGTCCATGCTGATTTTCATTGTTCTGACAGGGGGCTTTTTAGGCGTTTTTATGATGGTTCCACTGCGCCGTATGTTAATTGTCAAAGAACACGAAACATTGCCTTATCCTGAAGGAACAGCCTGTGCCGAAGTGTTAATCACAGGTGAAAAAGGCGGATCGAATGCCATCATGGTTGCGTCCGGTCTTTTGATCGGCGGTTTGATGAAAGCTTTGGGAGACGGCTTTAAGCTGTTTAAAACAGAAATTGAAACCGGCATATATAAATTTAAAAATGCGGTAGTGGGAGCGGATGTTTATCCAGCTCTGCTCGGTGTTGGCTATATTATTGGTCCTCGTATATCCGGTCAAATGTTGGCGGGAGGATTGCTTGCTTGGATTGTCATCATTCCTCTCATCGGATTTTTCGGTGCAGATAGCACCCATGCCATTTTCCCATCGACAGAACCGATTAAACATTTGGATGCGTGGGGAATTTGGGACAACTACATCCGCTATATTGGTGCAGGTGCGGTTGCAGCCGGCGGGATTATTACATTGGCCAAATCAATCCCGACATTATATCAAACCGCGGCTGCCACATTTAAAAATCTTTCCAATGGATCGAATAGCCAAGCGTCCTTAGACAGAACCGATCGGGACATGCCGATGAAATACGTAATTTTAGGTGCACTGGTTCTCATCGTTATCATTGCTCTTGACCCGTTTGTAAAGGTAGGAATTCTCGGAGCGCTGGCTATCGCCGTTTTTGGCTTCTTATTTGTAACTGTCGCTTCCAGAATAGTCGGAATCGTTGGAAGTTCTTCTTCTCCGGTTTCTGGGATGACGATCGCCACACTGCTCATCGTCACGCTTATTTTTAAACTGACAGGTTATCACGGAAAAGAAGGAATGGTTGCAGCCCTTACTGTCGCTGCCATTGTTTGTACGGCACTGGCCGTAGCAGGTGATATTTCCCAAGATTTAAAAACCGGTTATCTTGTCGGAGGAACACCGTGGAAACAACAAGTTGCCATGATGATCGGTGTCTTGGCTTCCGGTCTTGTAATGGGCTTCATCCTTGTGATGCTGCATAAAGCCTATACGATGGGGTCAGCTGCTCTGCCTGCTCCAAAAGCTATGTTGATGAAAATATTAGTAGAAGGAATTATGGGTGGAAACTTGCCTTGGGAACTGATATTAATCGGTGCTTCCATTTCAATCGTGATTGAATTTTTAGGATTGAATTCCCTTGTCGTCGCCGTTGGTATTTATTTGCCGGTTCACACAAGCGTTCCGATTATGGCAGGAGGAATCGTCCGCTGGCTTGTAGAAGTACTTTCAAAATCGAAAGAAGAAAAAGAAAAACGCAGCGAAAAAGGAGTTCTTTTTGCATCCGGTCTGATTGCGGGAGAATCTCTCGTCGGCGTGATCATCGCAATTTTAATTTGGCTGAAGGTGCCGGTTCCTGAAAATGTAGCAACCGAAAACCAATGGCTGCCTCTTCTTTTATTTATCATCATATGCGTGATGTTATACATGGCTTCTACCAGCAAAAAAGGGCTGGCTAAAAAATGA
- a CDS encoding efflux RND transporter periplasmic adaptor subunit, with protein sequence MRKTTRNMIIAVLCACLIAGNLYLIFKKDSKIEKTQWIDKWARVKIGNLAETFHTSGVITSQEEYPVYFDPSMGQFSKFLVEKGDKVSPGTELFQYSPAEIEEERAKWLAEKEQAQREIDLVTEEVQKLQNIQSSLKSSDQTPSAAEVTVKSQILEQQAEIGKLQEEVKKYDTLLRELDQRKQQLTVKSPYAGYVEKIDDRLNNPIVTIRSLKPAVQGVLNEKQRKKVTEGLKVKVSVDTKKKQYTGKIIKVDSYPENEPSVHKNSYYPFKAQLFNVKDSNEPLLPGSKANITIITKESLSTLMVPSSSVFQDHKKNYVLVLNREGIVEKREITKGIHVGQKQEIIRGVKQGEAVLPHPQDIQKVNSPFITPFKFSDTDKKAIQNVRKKDMLLYFMLGVLS encoded by the coding sequence GTGCGAAAAACAACGAGAAATATGATCATCGCCGTTTTGTGTGCTTGTTTAATAGCAGGCAATCTTTACTTGATTTTTAAAAAAGATAGCAAAATCGAGAAAACGCAGTGGATAGACAAATGGGCGCGGGTCAAAATCGGCAATCTGGCTGAAACATTCCATACATCGGGCGTTATTACATCACAAGAGGAATATCCGGTCTATTTCGATCCTTCCATGGGGCAATTCAGCAAGTTTTTAGTAGAAAAAGGGGATAAAGTTTCTCCCGGGACGGAACTCTTTCAATATTCGCCGGCTGAAATAGAAGAAGAACGAGCAAAATGGCTGGCAGAAAAAGAGCAGGCACAAAGAGAAATAGATCTGGTCACGGAGGAAGTGCAAAAGTTACAAAACATACAATCTTCTCTAAAAAGCTCTGATCAAACGCCAAGCGCTGCTGAGGTAACAGTTAAAAGTCAAATATTAGAACAGCAAGCGGAAATCGGCAAATTACAAGAAGAAGTGAAAAAGTATGATACTCTTCTCCGCGAACTTGATCAAAGAAAACAACAACTTACTGTAAAAAGTCCTTATGCAGGCTATGTAGAAAAAATCGACGATCGATTAAACAACCCAATCGTAACGATCCGCTCCTTGAAACCAGCCGTTCAAGGGGTATTGAACGAAAAGCAGCGCAAAAAGGTAACAGAAGGATTAAAAGTCAAAGTTTCTGTTGATACAAAGAAAAAACAATATACAGGAAAAATCATAAAAGTAGACTCTTATCCGGAAAATGAACCTTCTGTACATAAAAATAGCTATTATCCTTTTAAAGCCCAATTGTTCAATGTAAAAGATTCAAACGAACCTCTTCTACCCGGTTCAAAAGCAAACATTACCATCATAACGAAAGAATCTTTAAGTACGTTAATGGTGCCATCATCCAGCGTTTTTCAAGATCATAAGAAAAACTACGTACTTGTTCTCAACCGAGAAGGAATCGTAGAAAAACGTGAAATAACGAAGGGAATTCATGTCGGACAAAAACAAGAAATCATTCGAGGTGTAAAACAAGGAGAAGCGGTCCTTCCACATCCACAGGATATTCAGAAAGTCAACTCTCCTTTTATTACACCGTTTAAATTCTCTGATACAGATAAAAAAGCGATTCAGAACGTACGCAAAAAAGATATGCTCCTGTATTTTATGTTAGGTGTACTTTCCTAA
- a CDS encoding 3D domain-containing protein, whose product MKKAIAALFTAVVCFSFAHSSNAASTTYTVKKGDTLWKIANAYKTTVDNIKKWNHLTSNNITVGTKLIIQSSSTATAKNTSTTSAVNSTAGKKVIVVKATAYTASCKGCSGVTALGINLKKNPNAKVIAVDPKVIPLGSKVYVEGYGQAIAADKGSAIKGNRIDVFVPSLQSARNWGVRTTKVTILQ is encoded by the coding sequence GTGAAGAAAGCAATTGCCGCTCTCTTTACTGCAGTAGTATGTTTCAGCTTTGCTCATTCCTCGAATGCGGCAAGCACGACATATACTGTCAAAAAGGGAGATACATTATGGAAGATTGCCAATGCTTATAAAACGACTGTCGATAATATAAAAAAATGGAACCATCTAACATCTAACAACATTACAGTAGGAACGAAATTAATCATTCAATCTAGTTCGACCGCAACAGCCAAGAATACGTCTACAACATCCGCCGTAAACTCTACTGCGGGAAAGAAAGTGATCGTCGTTAAGGCCACTGCTTATACAGCATCTTGCAAAGGATGTTCCGGCGTTACAGCGTTGGGAATCAACTTGAAAAAAAATCCGAACGCGAAAGTGATTGCAGTGGATCCTAAAGTTATTCCGCTCGGTTCAAAAGTATATGTGGAAGGATACGGCCAAGCAATCGCAGCCGATAAAGGATCTGCTATTAAAGGAAATAGGATCGACGTGTTTGTTCCATCCCTTCAAAGTGCACGTAATTGGGGAGTAAGGACAACGAAGGTGACGATCTTACAATAA